The genome window GCTACATATCTTACACTTTAGTGTGATGCATTTTCAGTTTTGTTTTAATTCAAAGGAATATATTATTTTCAAGTCTGTACTATCTCCTATCTTTTTTTCTTGGTCATTACATTACTTTTATAGCCATATGGATAACCCCTTTTTGAAGAGGTGAGTTTGGTTAGTAGGCCTCTTTACAGTGCTTCAGTTTAGAGATTACACGATGAAGACAAATCCCAGCCTATAAAATGTCAAATCAAACTGAAGTAGCAATACTAGCATTAGCCTCTGTGCTGAGAAATGTAAACAAATAAGACATCATTTTAAGCTATCTAGCGTTCCCTTCAAATAACGTATATCATATGATTGCAATGATCTGTCTGCTAGCTATTTCTCTAGAATATATGCATCTGTGCTTTCTGTATAACATCACCTTACAGTAGCTAAATCCCTGGGCAGTTAACACAGACAGACTGGGGCTGATCTACATCTTAGCCAGAAGGTTACTGATCAGCCTCTGTAGGTCCTGAGTGCGCATTCCTGTGGTCTCCAGTACCTCCTCATGGTTGGCCTTCTCCTGGCTGTCGTAGTCTGTGACCACCTTGTTGGTGATGAGAGACAGGCCAAAGACACGGAGACCACAGTGACGAGCCACCACCACCTCAGGGACTGTACTCATACCTACAGAGCACAGAGAGGGTGAAAAAAAGACAAGCACTAGAGTTCTGTTGAAGAAATAGACATCTATTGAAAGATTTCAGGGCATTGATAAAGCCCAATGAACCATACTAACCCACAGCATCTGCGCCTAGTTTCTGGAGAGCTCTGCACTCTGCGATGGTCTCAAAGTTAGGACCTGCCAGCATGCAGTACACGCCTTGCTGGATAAAGGAGGAACAGCCCTGCTCCTCAGCAGTCTCTTTGGCCAGTATAGAAAGGTCTTTGTCATAGGCGTCCGACATGCAGGGAAAACGGACTCCAAACCTGAAGAGATACATAAAGTCCTGTGTCATATCGGAGGCCCTCAATGTCAGGTAAACGAACAATCCAAGAAGTCCACAAGGATAATAACCATGCCCTTTACTGTAATAAAATGCCAGTAATCAGGCTTCTCAGACAGCAGGAACGTGCAACATGACCCTTCCTTCCAAAGATCCAGAGACTGCTATTCTAACTAGGAGTGATGGAAGGCTCACCTTTCATCGTTATGACCACACAGTGGGTTCTGGCCTGCAAAGCCTGGCATGTTGATGTGATCCTTGATCAGCATGATGTCACCCACTTTAAAGTTGGGGTTCAGCCCCCCAGCAGCATTAGTGACAATCAGGGTCTCCACCCCGAGCAGGAAGAACACTCGCACCGGGTATGTCACCTAGAGAGAAAGAGGAACTAGAGATCACATCCTCAGTACTACATTTTTTTAATAGCAAGCCTGCACTGTTTTCCTTATCGCTAGGTGACTAGACTATAATAATTTTAACTATATTCACTATAATTATTTTCACAAAATAAAGTCAATAAAACCTTTTTTAGTCATAATGCGTAGTTCGtacagtatttgtatttattaaggatccccattagctgctgccacgGCAGCTgctcctcttcctggggtccaacgaCATTGTCAGAAATACAAAAtattaaaatataaaatattatatgacattacatttcacaacactttacccaatacatgtactgtgttccctcaggctactactccactatcacatatttacaatacaacatccatgtgtaggtgtgtgtagagtgcatgtCTTATCATGTCAGGGTGCATATTATATTGTGTCCAAAGATTTAAGATTAAAATTCAACTCACACTGTCAAAGGTTAACCCAAATTGCCTGGAATGCTAGTTTTACAGAGGTTAAAAGCTTACTCAAGACACTAACTGTGTTATTCTAACATTATGGAACGTATGTTCTTCATAAAAGTGCAAACTGGTGAAGTATCATTGAGTATCCTCACTACTCATTTGAAAGAATATAGTAGctgcatttaaaaataaatatcatCCCATAAAACAGGTGTCAGGTTTACCATGGGATATACAAGCATTTCAATACACTTCCACAACATTCATTAAATATGAATCCAATGTAATGAGGATATGGCTCTGGTGGGTGGAGAGAGTGGAGCTCACTGTGGCAATGTTGTAGCCTTCGTAGAAGTGGAAGCGGCCCTGCATGCAGACACACTGCTTCCCCTGCAGCTCCCCAAAGACCAGCTGACTGGCATGTCCTTGTACTGCAGTGGTGCAACAAGAAAGAAAGGAGGAGCATTTTTATAGAATTACTGAATGTAAATATTTCAGTCAGGTCCcaaggacaggaagcagcagccACCAACGGGTGACGGTCTGGTTCTGGGTCACAGTGAAGGACTGGTTTTCTTACTTCAACTTTCAAAACATCCACCTAAACATTTCTTATCTAACATTAAATGATTAAATGCATAAGTTATCAATGATCATTATAACGTTTATTGAGCTTTGGTCAAGTGTTCAATAAGCATAACACTGTAAGATAGTATGTAATGTCTACAGGATGATGTAATGATGCATGTACAAACTGAAGACAGCATGATGCTGTACATTTTCAGGTGGGACAGTACAGGATAAGGATATTGTCTGACCTGTGCTGTTGGGGAAGCATGGGATGTCCTTGTAGGGAAACACAGTCTTGTTGTCCAGCAGGTCAGCCAGGCCACCCAGGCCAGAGCCACAGATGATGGCTACTTTAGGCCTCTGCTCAGTGTGGGACAGCAACCAATCAGCTGTTTCCCTGTAATCCTCATATTTGTAACTGAGGAAAGAAACATAGTAAGTGCATGCTATTCAgtgtaatataataataatatatgccattaagCAGAAGCTTCTATCCAACGCGACTTACATTCATTTGTGCATAtatttttacatatgggtggtcacaggaatcgaacccacaatcctgccATTAATTTAAATCATCAAAGATAATCTGTGTTTCAGCAGAGATAGGTTACTATATACCTTTCATCTGAACACAACCAATAGGAACTTTTCTTAGTTGATGAGCCCAACCTGTCAATTACAGAAGGGTGATCTTCAAAAGTATCTTAGCAGCTCCTACAGCTGGTAACAACAGAatcacagacacaacacacccTGTAACCCCCTctcttggttgtgtgtgtgtgtgtgagaaagagagagtttaTCTAATTGAATTAAATTGAATCGTGAGTTCAACTAAATGTAATTAACTTCTACACATTCAAACTCTACAAGCACATCGACTTCATTTGAGACACATCACTGTTGTCGGGCAAACTCATCGGGTGAATGATTGATTGCAAGTCCTGTAATTTAAAAGCAGGCTTATACAGCTTTTATAAGTTACCATGAACCCAATTAGATCACTTGACTAGAGGTCACTCTAACAAACATTAGTTGCAGAATGCAGTTTGAGTTCTGCTAgtaaaaacatatacagtatatcacaaaagtgagtacacccctcacatttttgtaaatatttgagtatatcttttcatgtgacaacactgaagaaatgacactttgctacaatgtaaagtagtgagtgtacagcttgtataacagtgtaaatttgctgtcccctcaaaataactcaacacacagccattaatgtctaaaccgctggcaacaaaagtgagtacacccctaagtgaaaatgtccaaattgggcccaaatagccattttccctccccggtgtcatgtgactcgttagtgttacaaggtctcaggtgtgaatggggagcaggtgtatTAAATTTGGTgttatcgctctcacactccctcatactgactggtcactggaagttcaacatggcacctcatggcaaagaactctctgaggatctgaaaatgttttttgttgctctacataaagatggcctgggctataagaagattgccaacaccctgaaactgagctgcagtacggtggccaagaccatacagtggtttaactggacaggttccactcagaacaggcctcgccatggtcgaccaaagaagttgagtgcacgtgctcagcgtcatatccagaggttgtctttgggaaatagacgtatgagtgctgccagcattgctgcagaggttgaaggggtggggggtcagcctgtcagtgctcagaccatacgccgtacactgcatcaaattgatctgcatggctgtcgtcccagaaggaagcctcttctaaagatgatgcacaagaaagcccgcaaacagtttgctgaagacaagcagactaaggacatggattactggaaccatgtcctgtggtctgatgagaccaagataaacttatttggttcagatggtgtcaagcgtgtgtggcggcaaccaggtgaggagtacaaagacaagtgtgtcttgcctacagtcaagcatggtggtgggagtgtcatggtctggggctgcaagagtgctgccggcactggggagctacagttctttgagggaaccatgaatgccaacatgtactgtgacatacagaagcagagcatgatcccctcccttcggagactgggccgcagggtagtattccaacatgataacggccccaaacacacctccaagacgaccactgccttgctaaagaagctgagggtaaaggtgatggactggccaagcatgtctccagacctaaaccctattgagcatctgtggggcatcctcaaacagaaggtggaggagtgcatggtctctaacatccaccaactccatgatgtcgtcatggaggagtggaagaggactccagtggcaacctgtgaagttctggtgaactccatgcccaagagggttaagggcagtgctggaaaatgatggtggccacacaaaatattgacactttgggcccaatttggacattttcacttaggggtgtactcacttttgttgccagcggtttagacattaatggctgtgtattgagttattttgaggggacagcaaatttacactgttatacaagctgtacactcactactttacattgtagcagagtgtcatttcttcagtgttgtcacatgaaaagatatactcaaaaatttacaaaaatgtgaggggtgtactcacttttgtgatatactgtatatatatcatCCTCATATTCGATGTTAGCAATAAACCTTCAGTCACCATAAACTTTTATATCGGCAGGCCATGTTTTATGAGTTGTATATGCTTCATAATAAAGCTGGATTTAAAACGGAAAATAGTGTCAATTCAACCTTCCGCTCGCTGTAGTAAAACGGTGGGAGCTACAAAGGCTCAGtgagcaagtgaaataaacagcaGGATTGGATGATTCAGTGGCAGCGCAGTGCGGAGCTGTCCGTGGTGCTGCTGCGGGATCAGCGCATTCCATTCGGGATGGTCCACAGAGCCGCGCGACTGCACACTCCTACTGAACCAGGCGCACAATGAACACGAACAATGGCCACTCATTTTGTATTTATTGACAGACAACGGCGAGTCCCTTTCGTTTCAAATGAGCTGGCAAAAGCTAGGGCTACTTTCAATGCTTGAATTAATTTTACATAAGGTTTGCATGAAAAGGAAGCATGTTTCTTTAAGTGCTGCCCACGCTAACGTGTACCTACGTATGAGGATGTAGGCAGCCTAGTTACTAAAAGGATAGGGAGATAAAAGCTTACATTTTGTTAACCTTATAAACAATATACATTTTCGATATGTAAATCGACAATGTGTATTGGTATCTATCAAATATAGCCACGATAATCTCTTGCCATATGTGAAAATATGCCTATTTCATGTATCCTAATCCACCGACACATTGTAAACTACGATATGACGATTTTACTGACTGAAACTGGCATTTTGGCAGAACATTCATAGGTTACTGTGCGCTTCCAACCCTCGACACAGACAAATGGATTAGCATCTGCCGCTGAATTATTATAGGCTCTACTGTGTAGCCTATCAGGAGGACAACCGTTCACTTCGTTTTACTTCGATATACACCAATATGTTATCCTACCTGCATTGGTTTGAGGATGAATTGTTCATTTCTGATGATGAGGTAAAGCTACAGTAGAAATGGTTTGTTCGTCAGCCACAGCGTTTAGCGACAAACGGTAATCGTAGGACAAGGTCAGTGATGGGAGGGTGGCGTGACGGAGGAGGAGTCGTTGGACTTGCAGTTCCTTTGAAAGGGCTCGTTGTTCTAATCCAATTGTCTGGGACGCTCACTGACCCGCGCAATAAACGTTGAGGACTGACACTGACAGCGGGCCAGCCGTTGACAACATAGGGAACTGAAAGGATCCTATGACTAAAGCAGAACAAATAATAGATAACTCTACATTAAAACTTAACCACAAAACAATGATTTACTGACAGTGAAGGTGCACGAAGGGGAACTTGTGTCTACCTGAAGCCACGCTCTCACACTGGAAATACCCACGTTAATAGTTTGGATAACACTCAGAGCAGAGACCTCAATTAGTCAACTATCATTTTGTTGATGTGTTGGGCTGGGGGGAAATCCCCAAAATTAAAATATGCCCACTCTTTTGAATGTCTCCATGTGCTCAAAGAGCCTGCTCTGACTCATGTGAAATGCAAAACGTGTGGTTAGATGTCAGGTTTTGGTTGAATTTTGCCTGGTTGTGTAGGACTACATTGAGAAAGATTGCAATTTGCAGGCTACTTCAAGGTCTTTCTTGGCCCTTGTCCAAACAATTAAAAGTTCAAACTTGGCGTATAATGTGATGAGTTACTCAGTGGCACCGGGCATGCTTTCCATCACTGGTTAAATCGTTGTAAAGGACAGCACATagggacagccccccccccccccccccccccccccctggattAGTTGAGAAGCCTCAGAGGGGCTTCTCTGGTGATATTTAAGACATGGCACTGCCTTGTCTGGTTCTTCTGTTCTCCAGACAATATCCCTTAGTTTTATGTATTGTCTACTTTCTACCGTAGAGGCGTATCTGGAAAACCAGTTTAAAAAACTGCAGAATTGCTAACTACAGGAAGATGAATGGCATAAAGTGGAACATGGTTGAAAAAAGAAACACTGAAGTTTTTTTCTGTCAGGTTTTCCACCCTTTTAACTATTACACACATAAGGACTACGCAAATGTTTTCACAGTTCTTAAGTGTAAAATCCAATGACAGAGCTAAAGCAGAGGGCACATAGTAGCTGGTGTATAATAGTGTGATGAACCTCTAGGAACCTCTAAACAGTCACCACTCGAGGAACAAGATTTACAAAACGCTACAAAATCAATATGTGGGCAAGCAGAGCTAGGCATATTTGTAAAAGGATCAAACTAATAGGATTTGTACGCATTAAACGGAAAGCAAATTTCCCTCCTGTCATCCCTGTTCTATTTGTACTTTCCCTGTGAGACACCCCGTCCCCCACAGTGGcattccctcctctcctgtcatccATTGTGCAAAGGCCGCCTCTGAAATACCAgacatctcaaataaaactgaagctTTCTGGTCAGACTTCCAATGAGGGTGTGTAGATGTGATACACAGGGAATGCACTATAGTAGCTTTGGGATTACAGTAAATTACAGTTTGTAAAATTAAATTACATGAACAAATAGTTACAATTTCTTGTACATACTGCGTGCCTCTTTCGACATGAATGAATTGTGTAATCTGGTAAATCTCTCCAAGATTATATTGTATTGTGAAACAATAACAATTAAATAACTACTTTTTCAACCTCTGCAAGACACATTGAGATTAATGAAAACAATTTACAGGTCACTAAAATGGAAAGTTGAAGGCCTTCTATGGGAACTTGGTGGGAACCAACTGAGTTAGTAGAAATGAGGTGACTTCATGAGAGTTTTTTGTAAATGAGAAGAATTTTAGAACTATTACTACTGAATTGAAATAGGGAGAAATTAGCTATTTCTATTAAAAAACATTGTGTATTATTAATTTATTAGGCCACTTTTGCTGAAGTCAAACCCCTACACTGTTGTAATGTTCTAACTCAACCTGACATATGATATATTATCAATGAATGTGGCATAGGGAGTTAGGCCTGGACACATACTGTAATTTTTTGGTGATGCAGAATAGGCATGTGTTTTTTGAGAGAAATCCCCTGGTATCAGGGTCTTCAGGACAAAATAGTCTGCTACTCTATTATTCATTATCTTTCACACATTCTACTACCTAGTGCATACTCATGCATATGTCTACTCGGATCAAATAACTGTTAAAGAAACATAAAACATCCTCTGTGTTTTTGATAGCAAACATTACAAATATGCTGGCACCACAATTTATAGATTAATACCCCAAATGTAGCATACATATAGTCTAACAAGACTTCCAAACTGTTTCACTTGTAGTTTGAGTGCTCAGAAAGGAATGCATGCATAGCCTACTAATTAAGCCTCGTTAGATAAATCTAACATTTGTCATCTTGATACCCAATTAGAATTATTAACTTTGATCATATCTATTGAATTCAGTTATTTACTTAATGGGCTACATAGGCTAGATAGAAGACTGGTCACTCTAATATCAGAGTATGGGTGGGGGGTTGGGTCGTCTCAGAGGTCCATTTGGATACATTGTTTCTGATGTTGGCTCCCCGAACACCAACTCTTTTATTCCCGCTTTGGACACGTGACCAATGAGGACCACGTGACCAATGAGAAGGAACCAGCACGCCGTAGAGTCGGTGCCATGGTAACGGCTAAATGCGCTACAAActaaaaggagagaaagagagggacaactATTGGTGACTATTCTGTAAATTTCAAAACAAATGACAATGCCTGGTTATTAGGAATATAAAGAACCTAGAACTGAATATAAAATGTTTGAACTGGCTTGATAATGTAGACACATTTATTGAAGTttatagttaacgttagctagttgctAACGTTAGTTGGTTGCTAGTATAACGTTATTGTACTGTTTGCAGATTTGAACGCCAGACGAAATATTGACAAATTTGGATGGATTAAATATACCTTCGTTACCAATAATAATAAGTTACTCAGCCACAGTAAAGACGATTCTAGCTACAGTGCTGAAGAACTGTTATCTGTGCGCACAGGCTGTAATTTATCCAAAACACGAAATAAATTACTTTAGAGCACTGTTTACCACCAGACGTGCCAAGTAACGTAACTTcagtcagagaggaagagagaggcccaGAAATCTCTCATTCAAGCAGGTTTCGTTTTTTCGCCCACAAGGAATTCGTTTTTTGTATGGCGATTAATGAGAGAGTggtgaatttggtcaacaaaaaatgaatggcttatttgctaagTTACTTGAGGTTTATTTGATGGaacagaagtttcgtaatgcttaaattgttacgagtgtactgatataagtaagATACGAGACATCCAGGTGTTGTGGCGAAAATCTTCCCCTGACAGAATTTTCCACCTTTCGCgttcttcattgctgcgacttgtttgctagttgagatttctgctcttcactccgttgtcagtttagcctacatttcactgaTCTTTCGGTTTGGCgatttgtttcaagtgtatgtAGCGGTTCTAGCTTAAATGGCGCCCTGGGTGAAATCCCCCCCTTCAGTGCGCGCACCCGTTGGCGCCCGTTTCCGGCCCCGgcaacagacgcctcacaagtcctcaactggcagcttcattaaatattacccgtaaaacaccagtctcaacgtcaacagtgaagaggcgactccaggatgctggccttctaggcag of Salvelinus fontinalis isolate EN_2023a chromosome 12, ASM2944872v1, whole genome shotgun sequence contains these proteins:
- the LOC129867082 gene encoding purine nucleoside phosphorylase-like, with amino-acid sequence MNNSSSNQCSYKYEDYRETADWLLSHTEQRPKVAIICGSGLGGLADLLDNKTVFPYKDIPCFPNSTVQGHASQLVFGELQGKQCVCMQGRFHFYEGYNIATVTYPVRVFFLLGVETLIVTNAAGGLNPNFKVGDIMLIKDHINMPGFAGQNPLCGHNDERFGVRFPCMSDAYDKDLSILAKETAEEQGCSSFIQQGVYCMLAGPNFETIAECRALQKLGADAVGMSTVPEVVVARHCGLRVFGLSLITNKVVTDYDSQEKANHEEVLETTGMRTQDLQRLISNLLAKM